The following DNA comes from Schistocerca piceifrons isolate TAMUIC-IGC-003096 chromosome 3, iqSchPice1.1, whole genome shotgun sequence.
ctgaaatcacactgcgagcagcagcaccagtgcatgatgagagtggcggctgggtgggggtaaggaggaggctggagtggggagggatAGTATGTAGTATAGCTGTATATTTCAGCTACATATAGGCATTAAGTTAGCAGTGTACTGGACAAATTCAGTCACTAAGTTAATCATAGGAGCAACTCACTTATGCATGGGATTTAATCAGTATAGAAATCAGCAGTCCTTAAGTAAATCCTAATGAAGGAATTGTCTTGAAACCCTGTAGTACTCAGTATCAGAGGCAACTGATTCAATGTTCAGCACATTCACTGAAGCTTATAAATACCTGCACAAACCAGTGTGGCATCAATATTTAGATTAGTCTGTGGAGTTTCAatcaagaaaactaataaattatgcctctgtatgtccatctttgtaCAGATTGGTTTCGCGACCTCAGGTGCCCAGTACAGAATGttgaatcaaaacacctttcagccatccaaATTTCCAATCGTTATTTTACTGAGCAACTAATTTCAGCAATATATTACACCATTTTCAGGCCCTCTGACCGATGTGTCGGAAGACTCTCACTTCTGGTCCAGTCCAAACAGCGGCCAGCATTCAGTGATTGGTATCTGTAGATTTTTTACATAGTCGGCAAATGATGATCGAAGGGATCGGTGTGTCCCGATCTGGATCAAGGATGACCTCAACAatttctcctccatttgcttcgTCTGGTCTTACTCAAcctaacaagccaccttcctagatgttgacctccacctcaaagatggctacatcagtacctctgtccatatcaaacctactaaccaccagcaacacctccacttctacagctgccacccattccataccaagaagtcccttccataggcctagccacccatggtcatcacatctgcagtgacgagcagtccccctcaaaatatactgaggggctcactgaagccttcactgactgtaattatcctccccaCCTTATACAAAAACAAGTctctcatgccttatctttccagtctcccaccaccacccaaagtcccaccgtccggccacagaggagcattcccctcataactcagtaccacccaggactggagcaactgaattacattctccgccagggtttcgattatctCTCGTTGTgccatgaaatgagaaatgtcctgcccactatccttccctctcctccaacagtggtattccgccgtccactgaacctacacaatatacttgtccatccttacacaatccccactcccaatcccttacctcatggctcatacccctgtaatagacctagatgcaagactgtcccatacatcctccatcTGTCACCTActtcagtccggtcactaacatcacctatcccttcaaaggcagggctacctgtgaaaccagtcatgtgatctacaagctaagctgcaaccagtgtgctgcattctatgtgggcatgtgttgtctgtccgcatgaatggccaccgacaaactgtggtcaataaacaagtggaccaccctgttgctgagtacgctgccaaacatgaaatccttaatttctgtgactgcttcacagcctgtgccatatggaactttcccaccaacaccagtttttatGAATTGCACAGGTGGTAACTTTCCTGCAATACATcatacgttcccataaccctcctggcctcagctttcgttagtcactgtcctcccccatccagccccttccctgttcagttccagcactgcacagccgtcattccaccaccacatccagtctttttacttctctccttttccactaacctcctccctccccccccccccccccccccagccctcagTCTGACCAGCAGCACTTCCGTGTCTGCCACCCCCAtcatactatccccccccccctttcacatgccagccctcctccttacccccactcagccaccactctcatcatgcactggtgctgctgctcacagtgtggtttaaGTTGcaagagactgcagtcgtgtgtgtgagttgcgtttgcgtgtgtgtgtttgtctagtGTTGATGAAGGCCATAATGGGTGAGAGctttaattgtgagaatctttttgttgtgcctatttgcgactcagcatctatgctatatggtgagtagcaactttctttctcagtTTCTACTGGGTCTGATTCAGAAAGTTTACAATTATTACCAATGTTGACTTGTGATGTCATTACATGGACTTTAATTCAAAAGCCatttaaaaagagaaaaaggagagagagacatGTTGAGAATAACTAGGTGAGAAACAATACAAACAATGGCTCAGAGAACGTAACAGAGTGGGAGACATAATTATGAATataatgaaaaattatgaaaatgaaacagaagctGATAGGACATGTAGCAAAGCAGATGATCCAACAAAGTTCATTGTTGGTATACATGAAATAAGAAAAGAATCTAATGGAATGTTTGTTGTTGAGATTAGAAAACACTAATGTGGACAGCTGGAGCCCCATAATGAATGTAAAAGTGTAGAGAAGGTTTTGTCTGGCAGTGAATGTCAGTTTTTTATGTATGGCAATTATATGTAATTTTTGTCATTTGAAATGCTTGATTAAAGAGCCTAGGAATCACTGTAACTACTGTAGTGAACGTATATATTTACAGGCTTTTTGacatgtattttattaatttgtcaATGGAAAAAGTCTTCAAGAATGTGGACCAAGTCCAAAACATTGAGGGTGTTTCACTAAGAATGTGTGTAATTAAAGTtcacactatgtatattaattcaaatgtaaaatatgttttttttatttttccagacTTTTGTACATACATGAGGATCTTTGACGATTGGGCTATTGAATAAACAATGCATGTAATCTAATCATTTAGTAGAAGTCTCATGACCACAATTCCATTGTTCATATAAACTTTGTAGATCATGGCAACAGTTTTTAATAAACAACTACTTCAGCAAGATACCTTTTAGAGGTGTCATGCTGTTTGTGAAAGCTTGAAGCAATGTATGCAGATGGGAAGCAATGTATGCAAATGGGACTTTCATTAGTAAATGAAGTGTATATTAGTTACTCAGTGCCATGCCAGCTAGAGCTCCCTCTGGCACAGTGGCACAAGAATGACTTCTAATGGCTTTTTTGAATCTGAGTACCTTCAAGTAGCTAATATGGTGATGCTATGTTGCCAGAGTGaatgtctgaaagcaaggggaatcgaCAACCAATATATTTCCCATaaacatgcagctttgctgtaatgtttaatgatgatggcatcctctgggGTGAAACAGTCCCCTTATCAGATCTCCAGACAGAGGTTACTCAGGAATATGCTTTTAATCTGCAAAAACAAATCTGATGTTTCACACGTTGgagtgttagatcccttaattaggTAATTAGGTTAGGAAACATAAAAAGAGAAATGCATAAGTTGAAGAGAGatgtagtgggaattggtgaaatgTAGTGGCAGAAGTGTAATGTTAACAagataaaatcaaacagaaataaaTGCAGGTATAAGTATAAAATGACTAAGAAAACAGGAATTTGAGTGAGCTGCTATGAACAACTTATGGGTGATTAGTGAAGGTACACACCATGGAATATGTTCCCGGGTTTGTgaatggctggaagacttcttaagtaacagaacacagtatgttgtctttcatggcaagtgttcatcagagacaagggtaacaTCATGAGTCCCTGAGGAAGTCTAACAGGACTGCTGCTATTTTCCATATACACAAATGATATTCTGCACAGGGCAAGCAGCAGTCTGCAgccatttgctgatgatgctgtggtgtatggaaaggtgttgtcattgagtgactgtaggtggatagaagatgatttagacaaaatttctaaactgtgtgatgaatggtagctagctctaaatatagaaatatgtaagttaatgcaggtggaTAGAAAAAAAAACCATAATGTTGAAATGCAGCATTAGTATGTTGCTtgacagtcacgtctattaaatatatTGACACGTCacagcaaagcgatatgaaatggaatgagcatataaggattgtagtagggaaggcaaatggtcgatttcTGTttgttaggagaattttaggaaagtgtggttcatttgtataggacaccgcatataggacactaatgcaacccattgttgagtactgctcaagtgtttgggatatacaccaggtcagattaaatgaagacatcgaagaaactcagatgcaggctgctagatttgttaccagtaggttccaacaacatgcaagtattgcggagatgcttctggaactccagtgggaatcattggagggaagcaacattctttttgaggagcactattTAGAAATATTAGAGAACCGGCCTTTGAGGCTGACTgctaaacgattctactgccgccagcatacattttgcataaggactatgaagataatattagagatattagggctcatacagaaacTTATAGACAGTCTTTTTATCcactgtatttgtgagtggaacaggaatggaagtgactggtagtggtacagggtaccctctgccacacaccatatggtggcttatggagtatatatgtagatgtagatgaatgaattATCATGGTCAAGACatacacaaagccaacacccaccacagtaatacAAATTCATAgcctactagctctgcaaatgTTGATAAGATTGAAAGAATGTAGAGAAAAGAAATTGTTCACATTGTTAAGTGAGATGAAAATTTTTTATTGGAGACAACAATtcaatggtaggaaaaggaagacatggATAAGTAGTTGGAGAAcacagaccggggggggggggggggggggggggggggaattttgcacacaatttaatcattgctaatactCGGTTTCAGAATAATGGAAAGCAGTTGTAAATGTGAAAGACACCTGGAGTAAaggaagatttcaggtagattgTATAGTATAATGGTCAGATAGAGATACCAAAACCAGATTTCAAACTGTAAAACATGTGGAATCTGATCATACTTTATTGCTAACAGCAGTAGATCAAACCTCAAGATATTGCAGAAAGATAAAAACATTAAGGAGGTAGAAACAGGATAAATTAAAAGAActagagattgttgagagtttcactGTAAGCATTAGGTAACGATTCAGTGAAACAGAGGAAAGGACTACAACAAAAGATGGTGGGATAGCTTGGGGAGATAGTAATAGTGAAGCCACCAGAGTATCACCAgtagatttatcttagaagatagtttacaaTTGCTATAATTTGCATTTACCATTTTTCGGAGTTAGAAAAACTTGTCAGTATTGACTGCAATACGCTCTGGAATTGCAAAGGTAACAGGGAGAGAAAACtaaggagaagaaatataaactttgaggacATTGTAGCTCCGTCAGACACAACAgtcgaatggaatgaatagtgtgaaagaaacttcctggcagattaaaactgtgtgccggaccgagactcgaactcgagacctttgcctttcgcgggcaagtgctctaccaactgagctacccaagcacgactcacgccccgtcctcacagctttacttctgccagtacctcgtctcctaccttctggaaTAGTGTGAAAGTTAAAACTCTCCTGATGTCTAGATTGTTccatgaaattttgttttttagATGTTTGACATAAAAACAGTGATGCACTTGGACACTCGTATTTCAAAAGTCCACTCATGCAGTACTGTACTTAGTAGTTTCCACCATCCAGCACAAGCAATGGGCATTCTGAAGACTTAGTTCACCAGCAGTTCATCTCAGCCGTTGATAACCTGCAAGCAGAATTGGAACACCTAGAAACTATTTTCCTGGGAAATGAATATTCATCTCAGCAGACACAGAACTCCATTCACAGGGAATcatcagaaatacactactggccattaaaattgctacaccatgaagaaaagcagatgataaacaggtattcattggacaaatatattacactacagctgacatgtgattacattttcacgcaatttgggttcatagatcctgagaaatcagcacccagaacaaccacctctgactgtaataacggccttgatacgcctgggcattgagtcaaacagagcttggatggcgtgtacaggtacagctgcccatgcagcttcaacacgataccacagttcatcaagagtgactggcgtattgtgacgagccagttgctcggccaccattgaccagacgttttcaattgttgagagatctggagaatgtgctggccagggcagcagtcgaacattttctgtatccagaaaggcacgtacaggacctgcaacatgcggtcgtgcattatcctgctgaaatgtagggtttcacagagatcgaatgaagggtggagcaacgggtcataacacatctgaaatgtaacgtccactgctcaaagtgccgtcaatgcgaacaagaggtgaccgagacgagtaaccaatggcaccccataccatcacgctgggtgatacaccagtatggcgatgacgaatacacgcttccaatgtgcattcaccgcgatgtcgccaaacgcggatgcgaccatcataatgctgtaaacagaacctggattcatccgaaaaaatgacgttttgccatttgtgcacccaggttcgtcgttgagtacaccatcgcaggcgctcctgtctgtcatgctgcgtcaagggtaaccgcaaccatggtctccgagctgatagtccacgctgctgcaaatgtggtcaaactgttcatgcagatggttgttgtcttgcaaatgtccccatctgttgactcagggatcgagacgtggctgcacgatccgttacagccatgcggataagatgtctgtcatcttgactgctagtgatacagggccgttgggatccagcacggtgttccgtattaccctcctgaacccaccaattccatattctgctaacagtcattggacctctaccaacgcgaacagcaatgtcgcgatatgataaaccgcaatcgcgaaaggctacaatctgacatttatcaaagtcggaaacgtgatggtacgcatttctcctccttacacgcggcatcacaacaacgtttcagcaggcaacactggtcaactgctgtttatgtatgagaaatcggttggaaactttcctcaagtcagcacgttgtaggtgtcgccaccggtgccaactttgtgtgaatgctctgaaatgctaatcagttgcatatcacagcatcttcctgtcgcttaaatttcacgtctgcagcacatcatcttcgtggtgtagcaattttaatggccattagtgtatgacTGAGGGCTTATCAATGGGAATGGCGGTTTCCAGTTATATTCTTCATGAATTCTTGCCATAGAAATACTTCATGATCTGGATAGccggtgtctacatctacatatttatctacatacatacttcacaagccactgtaCTGTGCATAGCGGAGGGCaacctgtactactactagtcatttccttgcctgttccactcacaaatagagtgagggaaaactgACAGTCTGTATGCCTCTGAATGAGCCTCAGTTATTCATATCTCcccttcatggtccttacgtgaaatgtaagttggcagcagtagaatcattctgcagtcagcttcaaatgccagttgtcTATAAAATTTCTCaaaagtgttcctcaaaaagaacatcacccTTCCCCCAGGGCTcctatttgagtttctgaagcatgtATGTAATTCTAGCATGTTGTTTGAACATTctaataacaaatctagcacctcgtctctgaattgctttgatgtcttcctttaatcctacctggtgctgatcccaaacactctaccagtactcaagaacaagtcacccttgTGTCCCAAATGTGGTCTCCttgtagatgaaccacactttcccaaaattctcccaataacctgAAGTggaccattctccttccctaccacaaatctcatatgatcgttccatttcatattgctttgcaacattacgcccagatatttaaacaatgcgaTTGTGTCAAGGACTCTACTAACGCTGTATCCACACATTATAGGTTTGGTTTTCCTACTCacccacattaacttatatttttctgcatttagagctagctgccatgcatcacacaaactagaaattttgtttagtcATCTAgtgtcctcctgcagtcactcaacttcaacaccctCCCGTACACATCATCATCAAGAAAAAACTGCAGACTACTGCCCagcctgtctgccagatcatttatgtatatagacaataACGGcaatcccatcacacttccctggagcacttttgatgatacccttgtctccgatgaacactcgctatcgaggacaacatacttgaTTCTATTGAGACACTCACATATCTAGGAACCTAATCCATTTGCTTGTTAACAGTCAACATTGTGGCACTGTCTGAAATGCATTCTggaacctaaaaatatggaatctgcatgttgcccttcacCCAAAGTTTGtagtatattatgtgagaaaagggcaagttgtgtTTTTCAAAAGTGATGCTCTCTAAAATCATgttgattcgtgaacataagcttcccGGACCCgagaaaattcattatatttggaCTCGGGAATatattctagaattctgcagcaaactggtgttaaggatactgatctgtaattttgcagatccgtgcttttgactttcttatatacaggagtcaccttcaCTTCTTTTCCCGTCACTTGGGAAgtacagtactctttgtaaaatcaaatttATCTGGACCtgctgacttatttgttttcaactctttcagttgtttctgtatgcTAGGCTTATTACTATGCAGTCCATAAGGGGCTCCTtgcgatggtatgtttgtacgattccccTGCGTTAACAATTTCTGAGACACAAGATTTAAAACTTCATCTTTgtttatcttctactgccacaccagactgggtGGAAGCCTTAGAtctacttagtgattttacataggagcagaattttcttgggttttcgGACAGATTTTCtactaaggtatgacagtggtagttctatgctttgaacattgatcttttcacagacgcacaaatctctactaacctttgcctgttGTCATTTTGCAACAGCCTTTAGTTCCTCAGTATTTTCCAATTTATCttattaaactatggtgggtctTTTTCATTCTCAAattcacttactaggcacatactggTCTACAgaatgatttacaatctgtttgatGTTTGCCCATAATTCCATTCTGGCACTAAATGATGGCAGTCCATTGTCAAAACGAGATACTAGCAACTTCTTATCTGCTCTTCCTAGCGGCAACACTCTCCTTGccttctttattaattttatcagCTTTCAAAACTATAGTTTCTATGATGATATCAGATCCACTAATCCCCCATCTCCAAACTGATGCTACAAATTGCCAGCATTGTTCTCGATATTACCATCTGAAGACAGTTGTTCTGATATTCATGTGACAAACTTTCACCACAGAGGGCACTGTCATAAGTGCACAGATGTTCAGCAAGAACTGGGTACACCACACCATGTGCTAATGAGGTCTTAAAATAGGGTCACTCAGTGTACACCTGAAGGTGGCCAGAGACCTGCAGCAAAATATTGTGGCTGCAGGTTTCAGACATCTGTCAGTTAGCCCCGAAAGTTTATGGAATGGATAGTCTCTTGAAAATTATTTATAAGATGAatgccaacaaaagtaaaacaatggtagttgaATAAAAAGCAGATAACACCGAGGCAGTgacacatttaaagtagtagatgtgttttgttatttggttaGTGAAATATCTGACTGTTGCCAAAGTAGGTGGAACAAAAATGCAGAGTGGTAGTACCAAGAAAATTGTTAACAATAAATACAAGGGAGTCTTTCTGaatgtgtttgtctggagtgtacccatgtatggacaTGAAATGTGGTCAACAAACagctcagacaagaaaagaatagaaacttctgaaatttgttgctgaagatttgatggatacATTGAATTATTACTAAAGAGGTACTGATACAAATTGGGGAGAAacaaatttttgttacatattgaCTAAAAGTACGGATTAGTTTATAGGATACATCATAAGGTATCACacaattgtcagtttggtaatggaggggagTATGGGGGGTAACAAGTATAGAAAGAGACCAAAGATTGAATACAGTAAaaaggttcaagtggatgtagattgcaatagttatgcagagatgaagtggcttgcataggatagactaaTGCTGAGAGAACTACATCAAACCATTCCCCACTCAGCTGATCTGTGCTCTGTGTGGACAGCTAACAGCGCAGAAAACTTGAGTACCTTTCAATCTGCCtcatttttttcagaaaagaatggTAAACGTGGAAGCTTTGGTCAAAATTCTTGGTTAACTTTATCCTTAATGTGGAGTGTGGTATTCtcttcattttgttttttctccaatttaattattgcagttgatgttctccattgatgattttattataccattaCTAATGTTATTTCAGTCCTCATCTTGGATTTCCTGGCATTTTCGACTACCCTACATCTGTGCTGCCAGTGATCGTAAGCTGTGTTTCTGGAAAGTCTCCACAAAATGAAATTTACAGAAACGTTTTAAACATGTCTATGGAACCAGAGACTTATTTTGAAATCACTTTAAGAAGACATCTCTGCAAACACAATGAAAAAGGATGCTAAGTTTTTCTTACATTGTTGTGCTAGTGAATTTGTGATTGGAGTTAAATGTGATGTGCTTGCTGTAGTGTAAAATAAAAGAGTCAAATTTCATGATAACATGTATTTAAGATGCTAagaaaacattcaagataacagtTCAACAGATGGAATCACAATGTATATTGAGTATATATACTTGTAGCTTGGATCACTATTCTCTTCACAACGATGTTACATCCATCTTCTGACATCCACAGTGACAACAAGAATGCACTACAAAACATACAATATCTTTAAAAAGAAAACCACCCTGGTGCACCCGGACGATCCTTTGAACGCTCTATGTATTTTTTATATCCTTCTTTTGCCTCTTCCAGAGATTTCTTGTCTTTTTCTTCACGGTCCATTTTGGGAAAAATATCTGGAAACTTAAAGGCATGTTCTCTCGGctgcaaagaaaaataaatatgcattGCTGAATTTGTCCGATATGAATCCAAAATACCATAAGTGTTCAGGTTTACTTACCAAAGTCACATAAGCAACTTTGTAGTCATCATCTTTGGTAATGTATCCCTTCAGCTTATCCTGGTGGGTTTTACCTGAAAAAGAATGCCTGAATCAACTTTTTGTATCTGGAACATGAGTATGTTTCACCGGGAACTGAAATCAGTCATGGTTTGAAATTAGTCGTGGTTTACACTCCATTGACACTGACTAGTCAAATGGTGCTCCAGCTTTGTGGAACAATTATAATGGAAAGAAACAGAATATCAATAAAAAATGATTGAAGAAAACAATCTAAACCTAAATCACATCAGTGAGAATGAGCATTTGACACTTGCTCCTTCAGAGTATGAGTTCAAAGTAtttagcattgtgccatttcacttGTTATCAATTATATAAAGTGGGCTTCCACTCAGTAGTGTCCATTTCAGAATTATTACACACAAAGAACACACAAATATAATATGGCGGCAAAATGATGATGGTGTAGAATCGGCCAGGGCATAATCCTATTATTGGACGTAGGTTGGCAATG
Coding sequences within:
- the LOC124789679 gene encoding probable 39S ribosomal protein L23, mitochondrial, with the protein product MSTRWYPLYQRGNPQLRIFLPNFWLKLVRPSVPQPPNVVEFIVSTEMTRIDIKNYLEKIYNVPVVNVRTRIAMGKTHQDKLKGYITKDDDYKVAYVTLPREHAFKFPDIFPKMDREEKDKKSLEEAKEGYKKYIERSKDRPGAPGWFSF